A genomic stretch from uncultured Pseudodesulfovibrio sp. includes:
- a CDS encoding ABC transporter permease, producing the protein MKRSRLGFWIFFAPVLMWLLLLIVLPHLDLLTMSFRGEDDYGDAVWTMQNYMNFFTEPVYWLTFVRTALYAIITTFITFLLAMPVSFYIAKLARTRVQGALMILLLLPFWVSELVRIYGWMILLRESGVLNFFMLKLGVIDTPIEMLYNDATMIMGLVYTSMLFMVVPLVSVMDSLDDSLIEAAHDLGAGHLTIWRTIIIPHCKPGITSGAIVVFMLALGNYLTPNLMGGKNSLWFTEQIYNQFIASFNWSQGSAFGFLLLLISSFIIWAGLKLTGQKLGEVAS; encoded by the coding sequence ATGAAACGTTCCCGTCTTGGTTTCTGGATATTTTTCGCGCCGGTACTTATGTGGCTCCTGCTCCTGATTGTTCTGCCGCATCTCGACCTGCTGACCATGAGTTTCAGGGGAGAAGATGACTACGGTGACGCTGTCTGGACAATGCAAAATTACATGAATTTCTTTACCGAACCAGTCTATTGGCTGACTTTCGTGCGCACCGCGCTGTATGCGATCATCACTACATTCATTACGTTTCTGCTCGCCATGCCTGTATCCTTCTATATTGCCAAACTGGCAAGAACGCGGGTGCAGGGCGCACTCATGATTCTGCTGCTGCTTCCATTCTGGGTCAGTGAACTTGTGCGTATTTATGGCTGGATGATCCTGCTGCGGGAATCCGGGGTGCTGAACTTTTTCATGCTTAAACTGGGCGTCATCGATACGCCCATCGAAATGCTCTATAATGACGCGACAATGATCATGGGGCTGGTTTATACCTCCATGCTGTTCATGGTCGTCCCACTGGTATCCGTTATGGATAGCCTGGACGACAGTCTCATCGAGGCGGCCCACGATCTTGGGGCAGGGCATCTTACCATCTGGCGGACCATCATCATTCCGCATTGCAAGCCAGGTATCACGTCCGGTGCCATCGTGGTCTTCATGCTCGCGCTTGGTAATTACCTGACGCCAAACCTTATGGGGGGCAAGAATTCGCTCTGGTTTACCGAGCAGATTTATAACCAGTTCATTGCCAGCTTCAACTGGAGTCAGGGGTCGGCTTTCGGCT